From the Deinococcus multiflagellatus genome, the window TCTGCCGGTCGTCGGCATTCAGCCGTTCCTGGCCCCGCCGGCGCAGGAGGCCCAGAAATCCCTGCAGGTGGCGCACGGGCGCCCGCAGGTCATGCGACACAGCACCGATAAAGGCGTCCAGTTCGCTGTTTTCCTGCCGCAGGTCGGCGGTCTGGGTGCGCACCCCCTGGGCCACCTCGGCGTCCAGGTCACTGGCGCGTATCTCGGTCAGTTTCCTGTCCGTCACGTTCTCGTGCAGCACCGTGGCGTAACGCTGGTCATCACTGCGAAAAGGCTTGATGTGCACGCAGTACCACCGCTGTTCGTCGGGACTGTGGCAGGGGTATTCCAGCGAGAACTCGGGGCTGGTGCCGTCAAGCACCGCCCGCAGACCGCTGGCGACGGGCCGCCCCTCGTCCGCACAGGGCCCCTGCGCCCGGTCGCACGTGTCCAGGTAGTTGGCCCCCACACTGCAGGTTTCGGGATCACCCCCATTGGCCTGCATGAAGCCCTGCCACGCCGCATTGGTGGCGCGGATAACGCCGCCCTCATCCACAATGGCGATGGTGTCTGAAAGCGCGTCCAGGGCTGCCTGCAGGGCCTGAACCGGCAGACTCATGGTGGGTGGGGTTGGTCTGGTCACAGCCGTCTCTGAAAGATATTCCACCAGAAAGTGCGGTGTCTTGCCTTGGGCGCGCATTGAGCTGTGAATCAGCTTCCGGGGGCCAGGGGCCTTGGAGGACTGGGTGGGGCCCAGCGCGCACTCGGCGCAGCGGTCCAAAGCCGTCGCCATGAGGGGCGCTGCAGCGCAGGCCCCGGCGCATGCTGCTGAAGAGGTTTTCAGCGGTGGCTGCCTGGGTCCATCCCGGTTGAGGCGGGGCCGGAGGGCCGTGCTGCCCGGCAACGGGAATCGTCTGCGGAGGGAATTGAGGCGCTGGAGGCCGTTCAGATCAGTCCAGGCCGGGGTGGTCAGGGGCGCGCCCGCGTGCAGCCGCATCTGCGGCTCGCCCACCACCAGGGGCTGATCGTCCAGCATGGTCCGGATACAGAGCGTCTCAGGGCGGGGGTTGTGCGGCTTTTGCCCCTGGCCCAGCAGGTTCGGCATGGCCACGGGAGCGCGCAGTTGGCGGGCCCCGAGGCGGGTGGCCCCCTCGTCTGGCCGCCCAGGCGTCACGTGGCACAGCCCAGGCAGCGGGAACGGCAGGATGCTGGCGTCCATCCTCAACAAGACGCCGGGTCCACAGTGTGGCCCTGGGCCCCTGGAGCCACCGCAGCGCTGCGGCACACTTGGGGGTCTTCTCATTCCCCATCCCGCAGTTGCACCAAGGCAACCAGACCCAGATTCACACGGACGCCGTGCCGGGGTGCCTACACTACGTCTCAGCCATGGTTCCACCCCCTGCGCCCGCCGCAGCACCCTTCAGCGTGCTGGTTCTGATCGTTTCTGCCCACACCCTGGAGGCGGCCAGGGCGGTGCTGGCCGAGCTGCCCCCGACCCGGCGCGCCGCCGTGCTGCTGGTGTTTTCGGGGGCAGCCCATGAGGCGGAGGCTGGATGGGCGGCCCTGCGGCGCCTGTCTCCATGCCCCATCGGTGAAGCCGCGCACGGCACCGTGCTGGAACCGGGGGGTGTCTATGCCGCGCCGCTGCGCCCAGGGCTGGAAGTTCGCCCGGGCCTGCGCTGCGTCTTCACCCCGCCAGACGACGGGCCCTCGCTGCGCCCGCTGGACCAGCTGCTGGCCTCGCTGGCCCTGGGTGCGGGGCCGCGCGCCCTGGTGGTGCTGCTGGACAGTGGGGGAGAGGCCGGTCACGATGGCGCGCGGGCCCTGCGCGGTGTGGGCGGCACTGTGCTGGTCCAGCGGCCGAACGATGCGGCCCCGGGCCCGCTGCTGGCGGCCGCCACCCTGACGCTGTCGCCAGGGGTCCTGGGGCCCGTGGTGGCTGATCTGCTCGAAGGCCGCTCCAGCACGCGGGGCGAGGCCACGGCCGACGTCCGCGCCAGCGAAGAGAAGTACCGCGCACTGTTCACGCAGATGGACGAGGCGTATGCGGTCGTGGAGGTGATCAAGGACGGCGCCGGGCGCTGGGCCGACTTTCTGTTTCTGGAGGTGAATCCGGCGTTTATGCGGCACACGGGGATGCCCTACCCGGTGGGGCGCACGGGCACCGAACTGCTGGGCACCCCCAACCCCCGGTGGGCCGAACTGTACGGACAGGTGGCCGAAACCGGGGTGGCCCTGCGCGTCGAGGAGAGTGAGCGGACGCTGGGCCGGGTGTTTGACCTCAACATCTTCCGCCTGGGCGGCGAGGGCAGCCGTCAGGTGGCGGTGCTGTTCACGGACGTCACTGAACGCAAGCGCCGCGAGGCGACCCGGGAACTGCTCGTTGCGCTGGCCACCGACCTCAGCCAGCCCGCCAGCGAGGAAGCGCTGGTCCACACGGTTGGGGCCAAACTCGTGGCCCACCTGGGGGCGACGTGTTACCACTACGTGGATGTGGACGAGGACCGCGCAGAGGTGACAGTCCGGCACTTCTGGCACGCGCTGGCGGTGCCCCCGGTCCTGGGCACTTTCCCGATAGACCGCTTCATGGCGCCGGATGACCTGCGCCGCCTGCGGGCCGGGGAAGCGGCGGTTCTTTCGGATGTCCAACGCGAGCTGTCCGGGGACACAGGCGCCGCCGCAGTGCTGAAGGCCGGGGCCGAGGCCCAGAGGATCGGCGCCTACGTGGCCGCGCCCTACAGCCAGGACGGGCGCTGGAAAGCCTACTTCGCCGTGGCCCACAGCGAGGCGAGGCCCTGGACAGAGGCCGAAATTGACCTGATCCAGGAAGTGGCGGGGCGCCTGTTCCCGCGCATTGAGCGCCTGCGGGCTGGGGAGGCCGGGCGCGCGTCTGAGGCGCGGTACCGCAACCTGGCCGAGACGGTGCCCGCCATGGTGTGGGAGGGCAGCGACGAGGCGGTGGACTACTTCAACCGGCGCTGGTTCGATTACACCGGGCTGGACCGGGCGGCCGGACTGGGCAACGCGTGGCACCGCGTGGTGCACCCCGACGACGCGGCCGAGGCGCGGCGCCGCTCGGATAAGGCTGCGAGCACGGGCGCCGTCTACGAGATGGACTACCGCCTGCGCCGCGCCGACGGCCAGTACCGGCGCCACCTGGCGCGCGCCGTGCGGGACCCTGCCACGGGCCGCTGGACCGGCACCGCGCTGGATATCCACGATCTGTCCGAGGCGCAGGCGGCGCTGCAGGCCAGCGAGACGCGCTTTCGCCAGTTCGCCGAGCATTCGGGTGACGTGCTGTGGGTGTGGAACGTGGCCGGTCAGCGCGTCGAATATGTCAGCCCGGCGGTGGCGCGGGTGTGGGGCGTGGCGCCAGAGCAGGTCATGGCCGACATCTGGGCCCTGTACGCGCTGGTTCACCCGGCCGACCAGGAAGGGTCCCTGACGGCCATGCCCCGGGTGCTCTCGGGCGAGACCGTTACTCAGGAGTACCGCATCGTGCGGCCAGACACCGGCGAGGTGCGCTGGCTGCGCGACACGGCTTTTCCTATCCGGGACGCTTCGGGCCACGTTCACCGCGTGGGCGGCATTGCCCAGGACGTGACCGAGCAGAAGGCCGCCGAGGCCGCCCTGCGCGCCTCGGCGGAGCGGCAGGCGTTTCTGCTGCGGCTCAGCGACGCGCTGCGGCCCCTCACCGAGGCCGGGGACATCGAGAACACCGCCGCCCGGGTGCTGGGTGAGCACCTGGGGGCCACCCGCGTCATGTACGCCGACATTGAGGGGGGGCCCGGTGCAGAGGTAGGCACGCTGCGGGGGCAGTACCACGCCGCCGGGGCCCCGGCGGCGCCCTTTCCGGCGCGCTACCGCTACGACACCTACGGCGAGCGCGTGATGGCGCTTCGCCGGGGTGGTGAGACCATGGTGGTGACCGACGTGACCATGGACCCCCGCTTTGGCCCCGCCGAGCGGGCCGCGTGGGCCGGGGGCGGGGTCCAGGCCGCCGTGACGGTGCCGCTGGTGCGGGGCGGCCGTTTCGTGGCCGACTTCGGTGTGCAGAGCGCCGCGCCGCGCGACTGGTCAGCGACTGAGATCGCCCTGGTGGAGGCGACGGCCGAGCGCACCTGGGCCGCCGTGGAGCGGGCCAGGGCCGAGCGTGCCCTGCGCATTTCAGAAGAGAAGTACCGCACGCTGTTTGACACGATGGCCGAGGGCTTTACCGTCTGCAGCGTGGAGCGCGGCGCGGCGGGACAGGTGACCGACCTTGTGTACCGGGAAGTGAACCGGGGCCTGGAGCGGCAGACCGGCCTGGAGCGCCACACGCTGCTGGGCCGGCGGCTGTCCGAGGTGCTCCCAGACGCCGACCTGCAGCGGTGGCTGGCGCGCTACAGCGCGGTGATTCAGAGTGGTGAGCCCGCGACCTTCGAGGAGTACACCGAACTGCTGGACCGCTGGTTTGCGGTCAGTGTGTACCCGCGCCCCGGGGATGAGCTGATCGTGTTTTCCCACGACGTGACTGGGCGCCGACGGGCCGAAGACGTGCTCCGGGCCAACGAGGAGCGGCAGGCGTTCCTGCTGCGCCTGAGTGACGCGCTGCGGGCAGAATCCGACGTCGACGGGGTGGCGAACCGGGCACTGCGCCTGCTCGCAGAGCACCTCCATCTGGACCGCTGCTACGTGGCGGCGTATCTGCTGGCCGAGGACTGGGGCGAGTTCACGCATCAGGTGGGCAACGACCGGGTGCCGCCTGTGCCCAGCGGCGTGCGCCTCTCGGATTTTCCAGAGGCCCTGCGCGCGGCGCTTGACCGCACGCTGGTCATTGACGACGTTACGCGCACGGCGGGCCTCTCTGAACAGGACCGGCAGAACATGAGGGCGCTGGGCATGGGGGCGCTGGTTGCCGCCACCCTGCGCCGGGGGGAAGGGCGTCCACTCTGGGCCATTGTGGCGATCTCCGCACAGGCCCGGCGCTGGACGCCCGCCGAGATCGCGCTGCTTGAAGAGGTCACCGAACGCACGTGGGCGGCCATGGAGCGCACCCGGGCGGAAGCGGCCGTACGTGCCTCGGAAGGCCGCTTCCGGGCCGTGGCCAACCTCGTGCCCGATCTGCTATGGGAAAGTCGGCCTGGCGGCTTCTCCACGTGGCACAACGGGCGCTGGCTGGCCTACACCGGACAAACCGCCGAACAGGCACTGGGATGGGGCTGGACAGAAGCCCTTCATCCCGAAGACCGCGCAGAGGTGGCCCGGCGCGCCCAGCAGGCGGGACAGGCAGGCGGGCCCTTGCGGCAGGAATACCGCATCCGCCGACATGACGGGGCGTACCGCTGGTTTGTGGTCAACGCGTTT encodes:
- a CDS encoding sensor histidine kinase, which translates into the protein MSLPVQALQAALDALSDTIAIVDEGGVIRATNAAWQGFMQANGGDPETCSVGANYLDTCDRAQGPCADEGRPVASGLRAVLDGTSPEFSLEYPCHSPDEQRWYCVHIKPFRSDDQRYATVLHENVTDRKLTEIRASDLDAEVAQGVRTQTADLRQENSELDAFIGAVSHDLRAPVRHLQGFLGLLRRRGQERLNADDRQMLDVLDASATRLGHMIDELLGLSRVSQRALQIRPVNLAQVVLRAWANMAPETQGRDIDWVAGDLPVLQGDADLLQLAFENLLSNAVKYTGGRATARIEVGAREEQGSWVVFVQDDGVGFDPRYTHRLFGAFQRLHPEKEFQGIGLGLVNVKRIIERHGGEIWAQSQPGDGAIFSLRFPKPAAR
- a CDS encoding PAS domain S-box protein, whose translation is MVPPPAPAAAPFSVLVLIVSAHTLEAARAVLAELPPTRRAAVLLVFSGAAHEAEAGWAALRRLSPCPIGEAAHGTVLEPGGVYAAPLRPGLEVRPGLRCVFTPPDDGPSLRPLDQLLASLALGAGPRALVVLLDSGGEAGHDGARALRGVGGTVLVQRPNDAAPGPLLAAATLTLSPGVLGPVVADLLEGRSSTRGEATADVRASEEKYRALFTQMDEAYAVVEVIKDGAGRWADFLFLEVNPAFMRHTGMPYPVGRTGTELLGTPNPRWAELYGQVAETGVALRVEESERTLGRVFDLNIFRLGGEGSRQVAVLFTDVTERKRREATRELLVALATDLSQPASEEALVHTVGAKLVAHLGATCYHYVDVDEDRAEVTVRHFWHALAVPPVLGTFPIDRFMAPDDLRRLRAGEAAVLSDVQRELSGDTGAAAVLKAGAEAQRIGAYVAAPYSQDGRWKAYFAVAHSEARPWTEAEIDLIQEVAGRLFPRIERLRAGEAGRASEARYRNLAETVPAMVWEGSDEAVDYFNRRWFDYTGLDRAAGLGNAWHRVVHPDDAAEARRRSDKAASTGAVYEMDYRLRRADGQYRRHLARAVRDPATGRWTGTALDIHDLSEAQAALQASETRFRQFAEHSGDVLWVWNVAGQRVEYVSPAVARVWGVAPEQVMADIWALYALVHPADQEGSLTAMPRVLSGETVTQEYRIVRPDTGEVRWLRDTAFPIRDASGHVHRVGGIAQDVTEQKAAEAALRASAERQAFLLRLSDALRPLTEAGDIENTAARVLGEHLGATRVMYADIEGGPGAEVGTLRGQYHAAGAPAAPFPARYRYDTYGERVMALRRGGETMVVTDVTMDPRFGPAERAAWAGGGVQAAVTVPLVRGGRFVADFGVQSAAPRDWSATEIALVEATAERTWAAVERARAERALRISEEKYRTLFDTMAEGFTVCSVERGAAGQVTDLVYREVNRGLERQTGLERHTLLGRRLSEVLPDADLQRWLARYSAVIQSGEPATFEEYTELLDRWFAVSVYPRPGDELIVFSHDVTGRRRAEDVLRANEERQAFLLRLSDALRAESDVDGVANRALRLLAEHLHLDRCYVAAYLLAEDWGEFTHQVGNDRVPPVPSGVRLSDFPEALRAALDRTLVIDDVTRTAGLSEQDRQNMRALGMGALVAATLRRGEGRPLWAIVAISAQARRWTPAEIALLEEVTERTWAAMERTRAEAAVRASEGRFRAVANLVPDLLWESRPGGFSTWHNGRWLAYTGQTAEQALGWGWTEALHPEDRAEVARRAQQAGQAGGPLRQEYRIRRHDGAYRWFVVNAFPLPDEQDGVVRVYVAATDIHHLREHSAVLEARVEERTRQLAELNAELQLRTRALEAFAALTRSLASHLNPYALIRLGQDVALSLLPDGYATYYEPVGSQWLLRAQAGEMRSSALQAAVNSGLQQGQVPSLDQPWTSGEPLFQDQYAPDADGLGALEHGTNAVATLPLTVDGRQVGVFAVALFGARLWSGADRAALETVVRNLGLALERAGAVQALAEEREALAAFVRFTELTADTGDVDTLARHAAEVLRAVLGVRNAVYFEQEEGRWKVRYASGALAPEFEPELRRGLPGSALSFALVTERREPMFFEPWDAAADGLPVAEVYRAAARYPLFPQDHPVGVLGMAMTERAAWTEREKAVFRAVGDSFRLALERVAQVQQLERQRERLADLNAELGNLITRTAHTLEAPARRLGQLLESEQVLDHLPLQDADRLGDEVLRLRGVAADLRQLAQLEQQAVHKELLPLGEVFAAVQADVAATPRGERLQWRVGPLPIVRGDRALLRQALEVLMTFTLSETRGARTVTVESREVDGEVHVTVTDDGLGLTGEEAATLFDLSVRTDQRVPVLEGSGLIQMRRILARHGGWVWAEAQHSGKVVMAFPRDEAVNELEALFRQDRPGQ